The genomic interval AGGGACGCAGGCTGCGGGAGGATTGACGGTCCCGAGCCCGTGGTTCAATATAAGAAAACGTAATTTTAAATATAGAAATATGCGGAGCGCTAGACAAGATGCAAAAGGCCACCCCCAGCCCGACCGGCACGGCTGCCGGCGCGGGCCGCGCAGAGAGTGCCTCGCTGACCACAGGCGGTGCCCTGCTTGCCCGCCTGAAGGCTCTCGGAATCGACTACATCTTTGCCAATTCCGGCACCGACTTCCCGCCGATCATCGAAGGCCTGGCCGAGGCAGAGGCCAAGCAGATCGAGCTGCCACAAGGGCTGGTGATGCCCCATGAAGCTGCGGCCATGGGCATGGCACACGGCTATTATCTTGCCACCGGCCGGACCCAGGCGGTGATGGCGCACACCAACGTCGGCCTCGCCAACTGCGCCATCGGCGCGATCAACGCCGCTACGGAGCACATTCCCGTGCTGCTGTTTTCCGGCCGCACGCCGACAACGGAAAAGGGCAGACTCGGGTCGCGCACCGTGCCGATCGGCTGGGGTCAGGAGATGCACGACCAGACCGCGCTGGTGCGCGAAGCCTGCAAGTGGGACTACGAACTGCGGTTTCCCGAACAGGTGAGCGAGATCGTCGACCGGGCGCTGGCGATCGCCGAAACCACGCCACGCGGTCCCGTCTACATCAGCCTGCCGCGTGAGGTCCTGTGCGAGCCGTGCGCTACCGACGGCATCGCGGCGCCGGCGAGCATCCGCCCAGCGCGCCCCGGCCTGGACGCGGCCGCCTTCGACGAGGCGGCACGGCTGATCGCCAGCGCCCGCAATCCCGTCATCTTCGCCCAGCGCGGCACCGGCGGCGAGGCAGGCTTCGCCGCCCTCGCCGAGATCGCTTCCGACTGGGGCGCGCCCGTGTGTCAGTACTGGGCGGTACGTCTTGCGCTGCCGCTCGACCATCCAATGGCCGCCGCGCCCGACCCGGCTCCGCTGCTGGCCGAGGCCGACGTGGTGCTGGTGATCGACAGCCTTGCCCCCTGGTCTCCGGACATCCACAAGCTGAGACCCGGCTGCAAGGTCATCCATCTGGGCCAGGATCCGCTCTACACGCGCTTCCCGGTGCGCAACTTCCCGTGCGACCTCGCGCTCGCCTGCGACGTCGAGCCCGGCCTGCTGGCCCTGCGCGACCGGCTTGCCCCGGTGAAGGACGTGCGCGCAAGCGACATCGCCGCCCGACGCGACGCCTGGGCCGCCCGCAACGCGGCGAGCCGCCAGGCTGTCCTGGCCCGGGCCGAACAGGGCCGCAGCGACCCGATGACCAAGGACTGGGTCAGCCTGTGCCTGTCGCGGGCGTTGGAAGGGCGTGACGCCGCGGTGCTGTCGGAGCTCGGCTGCCCGCTCGCCCCGATGAC from Polymorphum gilvum SL003B-26A1 carries:
- a CDS encoding thiamine pyrophosphate-requiring protein, which encodes MQKATPSPTGTAAGAGRAESASLTTGGALLARLKALGIDYIFANSGTDFPPIIEGLAEAEAKQIELPQGLVMPHEAAAMGMAHGYYLATGRTQAVMAHTNVGLANCAIGAINAATEHIPVLLFSGRTPTTEKGRLGSRTVPIGWGQEMHDQTALVREACKWDYELRFPEQVSEIVDRALAIAETTPRGPVYISLPREVLCEPCATDGIAAPASIRPARPGLDAAAFDEAARLIASARNPVIFAQRGTGGEAGFAALAEIASDWGAPVCQYWAVRLALPLDHPMAAAPDPAPLLAEADVVLVIDSLAPWSPDIHKLRPGCKVIHLGQDPLYTRFPVRNFPCDLALACDVEPGLLALRDRLAPVKDVRASDIAARRDAWAARNAASRQAVLARAEQGRSDPMTKDWVSLCLSRALEGRDAAVLSELGCPLAPMTLAHPKSWYQEPHSGGLGWSFPAALGMKLGNRDRTVVATMGDGSYIFSNPVACHQIAEALDLPILVLVVNNAEWGAVRQSVLGLYPDGHAARSNKMPLTQLAPVPDFVRVAEASRAYARRVDHGDALPQALAEALGHIDSKGTLALLDVRVRA